AGCTTACGTCATAGTTTCTTAACTTGTCCATAAAATGAGTGTGCAAAAATATGCATTTTTTTTATAATAACAAATAAAATCTAAAACAAATTAATTTAAAATTTGTTTTAACGGTTTATGCTTCAGTTTCCTCAGGCAGATCCTCGTCAATTCCGTTATCAACAGCTATTTTTCTTGGCTGAAGGCGGTTGCTCATCAGCTCGTTGTATTCACTTCTGTTGTTGAAAACTTTAATAGCTGTGAAGATCGCTTCTGTAAAACTTTGTTCATCTGCAATGTTTTTTCCCGCTATGTCATATGCCACTCCATGATCCGGAGAAGTTCTGATAAAAGGAAGGCCTGCTGTATAATTTACACCTTCTTCATAAGCGAGAGTTTTAAACGGAGCTAATCCCTGATCGTGATACATTGCTAAGACTGCATCAAAGCTTTTGTATTTGTTCGGCTGGAAGAAGCTGTCTGCCGGGAAAGGTCCGAATGCCAGAATTCCATTATCCGAAAGTTCCTGAATAGCCGGGCTGATGATTTCTATTTCTTCGGTCCCGATTACTCCTCCGTCTCCTGCGTGGGGATTTAATCCCAATACGGCAATCTTAGGTTTTTGAATGCAGAAATCTTCAATAAGTGTCTGGTTCAATACTCTGATCTGCTTTTTGATCTTTTCCTTGGAAATGTTCTCAGCGATCTGAGAAATAGGAATATGATGGGTAGACACCGCTACTTTAAGACCTTCTGTCACCAGAAACATTAATCCTTTTTTACTGAATTTTTCTTCAAAATATCCAGTGTGTCCGGCATGCTTAAAGCCCATTTTTACCATTTCATCCTTGTTGATGGGAGCGGTGACCAAAACGTCAATGTCTCCTTTTATCAAAGCTTCCGTTGCAGCTTCTAAAGAATCAATAGCCATTTGAGTAGATTCTTCTGTAGGAACTCCCAATTCAACGTTAACATTTTCTTTGGTTAGGTTCACCATATTCAGTTTGCCGGCTTGTGCCTGGGAAGCTTCATTTACATAGTTGAAATTAAGATTCAGCTTGAAAATGTTTTTTTGATAAGTAAATAATTTTCCGGAACCAAAAATTACAGGAGTGAAAAAATCCGTAATGGTTTTGTCTGTCAGAGACTTCATGATGATCTCCGGACCGATGCCATTGAAATCACCGATTGAAATTCCTACTCGTACTTTATGGTTTTTTGGGCTCATTTTGATTATCTTTGAAGATTATAATTTACAAATTTAGCAAAAAATAATATGTTCACAGGAATTATTGAAGCAGTTGGTGTTATTGAAAAGATTGAAGAAAAAGGAAGCAACATAGATTTCACCCTGACATGCCCTTTTACAAACGAACTTAAAATTGATCAAAGTCTTGCACATAACGGATGTTGCCTAACAGTGGTTGAGATTAAAGACAATCAATATGTAGTAACAGCTATTAACGAAACCCTTGAAAAAACCAATCTTGGAAAATGGGAACTGGGAACCGTTGTCAATCTTGAACGTTGCATGAAAATGGACGGAAGACTGGATGGACACATCGTTCAGGGACATGTTGATAAAACAGGAGAAGTAGTCGGAATCGAAAATAAAGACGGAAGCTATTTTATTACCATGAAATATGAATCAGACGGAAACTTTGTAACTGTACCTCAGGGGTCTATTACTGTCAATGGAATCAGTTTAACCGTAGCAAAAAGTGAAGATACTCAGTTCTCGGTAGCTATTATCCCTTATACCTGGGAATTTACCAATATGAAACACTTGAAAATTGGTGATAAAGTGAACCTTGAATTTGACATCATTGGTAAGTATATTGCTAGGTTAATTAAAAAGTAGGATGTCATTAAATAAATATAAAGGATATAGTTTAAGGAACCGTGTATTTTTCGGGTTCTTATTGGTATGCTTTTTAAGTGTTGTGGCAACATCACTGGTTCCTTATTTTGTATTGAGAAATAACTCTCTACAGCAGAGTAATATCGATATGCAGGAGAAAACCAATGCTGTAATGAGGTATCTGGATTATGCCGTAAGCCGTACGTTGGTAGAAACAAAAGATCTGCCGAAGGTTTTAGGTAATAAAATCTTTGAGATTGCAGATATTAACCAGCACGATATTGTTATTTACGATCTGAAAGGGAATTATCTGCTTTCCAATAAAGATGAAAGCCTGATCGATCAGAAAACACTTTCTATAGAAATTATCAACAAAATCCTGTCTACAGACGCGAGGGTTGATATGACCAGATACGATGCTGCTAAAGAAGCTAAGCTTACCTCTTCATATCTTTTATTGAAGAACAATGAGCTGGAGCCAATAGGGGTCGTTTATATTCCTTTATATCATAATGAATCTGCTTATCTGGAAGTATTGCATCAGTATGTAAAATATATTCTTTTAGTAGATATATTTCTTATCCTGTTCAGTATCTGGATAAGCTGGGTGACTTCCAACAGCCTGGCAAAAACCATCACGAAGTTTTCTGATATGATTACACGTATTACATTGTTTGAAAATGAAATGCGTCCTATCAGATATTATAAAAATGACGAGTTGAATGCTCTGGCAAGGGCTTACAACAGAATGATTCTGCAAATTCAGGATCAAAAAGAAAGGTTAAGGTTTAAAGCCTCCGAGGAAGCATGGAGAGAAATGGCAAAACAGGTTGCTCACGAAGTAAAGAACCCACTTACTCCTATGAAGCTTACCATTCAGAATTTTGAAAGAAAATTTGATCCCGAAGATCCGAATATCAGAGAAAGAGTTAAGTTGATGAGTAAAACAATGGTGGATCAGATTGACCTGATTGCTACTGTAGCCTCTGCATTCTCTGAATTTGCTAAACTTCCCGAGAAAAATAATGAAGTCATCAATCTGAATACAGAAGTAGAAGATATTCTTCGTGTATTTAATGATGATAGCATCTTCATGCATGCCAACAAGAGTAATATTATGATTAATATGGATAGAATTTATCTCTCCAGAATTATTACCAATCTTGTTACGAATGCCAAGCAGGCGGAAAGTGATGAAAGAAAATTAATTATCAATGTAGATGTAGAACAGCATCAGCGAAGAGTAATTGTTTCTGTTCAGGATAATGGGGTGGGGATTCCTGAAAGTATGTATGAAAGAATTTTTGAGCCTAATTTCACCTCCAAAACCAGTGGAATGGGGCTTGGTTTATCCATGGTAAGAAAAATGATCGAAGATTATAAAGGAGAAATTTCAGTGAAATCAGAAGTAGGAAAAGGGTCTACATTTATCATTACATTGCCTACCAATCTATAGTGAAGCCTTTTACATTTAAACAATTTGAAATTCAGCAATCCAAAGACGTCTTTCGGGTAGGAACAGATGGGGTATTGCTTGGAGCGTTGGCAGATGTGGAGTCTGCTTTTCGTGTTTTGGAGATCGGAACGGGAACAGGCTTGATCTCATTGATGTTAGCTCAAAGGAAT
This Chryseobacterium sp. G0162 DNA region includes the following protein-coding sequences:
- a CDS encoding sensor histidine kinase, which codes for MSLNKYKGYSLRNRVFFGFLLVCFLSVVATSLVPYFVLRNNSLQQSNIDMQEKTNAVMRYLDYAVSRTLVETKDLPKVLGNKIFEIADINQHDIVIYDLKGNYLLSNKDESLIDQKTLSIEIINKILSTDARVDMTRYDAAKEAKLTSSYLLLKNNELEPIGVVYIPLYHNESAYLEVLHQYVKYILLVDIFLILFSIWISWVTSNSLAKTITKFSDMITRITLFENEMRPIRYYKNDELNALARAYNRMILQIQDQKERLRFKASEEAWREMAKQVAHEVKNPLTPMKLTIQNFERKFDPEDPNIRERVKLMSKTMVDQIDLIATVASAFSEFAKLPEKNNEVINLNTEVEDILRVFNDDSIFMHANKSNIMINMDRIYLSRIITNLVTNAKQAESDERKLIINVDVEQHQRRVIVSVQDNGVGIPESMYERIFEPNFTSKTSGMGLGLSMVRKMIEDYKGEISVKSEVGKGSTFIITLPTNL
- a CDS encoding riboflavin synthase → MFTGIIEAVGVIEKIEEKGSNIDFTLTCPFTNELKIDQSLAHNGCCLTVVEIKDNQYVVTAINETLEKTNLGKWELGTVVNLERCMKMDGRLDGHIVQGHVDKTGEVVGIENKDGSYFITMKYESDGNFVTVPQGSITVNGISLTVAKSEDTQFSVAIIPYTWEFTNMKHLKIGDKVNLEFDIIGKYIARLIKK
- the pdxA gene encoding 4-hydroxythreonine-4-phosphate dehydrogenase PdxA, whose amino-acid sequence is MSPKNHKVRVGISIGDFNGIGPEIIMKSLTDKTITDFFTPVIFGSGKLFTYQKNIFKLNLNFNYVNEASQAQAGKLNMVNLTKENVNVELGVPTEESTQMAIDSLEAATEALIKGDIDVLVTAPINKDEMVKMGFKHAGHTGYFEEKFSKKGLMFLVTEGLKVAVSTHHIPISQIAENISKEKIKKQIRVLNQTLIEDFCIQKPKIAVLGLNPHAGDGGVIGTEEIEIISPAIQELSDNGILAFGPFPADSFFQPNKYKSFDAVLAMYHDQGLAPFKTLAYEEGVNYTAGLPFIRTSPDHGVAYDIAGKNIADEQSFTEAIFTAIKVFNNRSEYNELMSNRLQPRKIAVDNGIDEDLPEETEA